Proteins co-encoded in one Garra rufa chromosome 7, GarRuf1.0, whole genome shotgun sequence genomic window:
- the LOC141337957 gene encoding uncharacterized protein codes for MEGDSVTLHTDLSEIQNDDTILWMFGPKDSVVSQITRKAGLTSFFVTDDVGFRGRLQVDQETGSLTIRNTRIRHSGKYKLAVSREKTTITIFNVTVFGVVGETDEVKSETVMEGESVTLQNNVLVERDDIIVWRFGDKGILIAKIDVETKEISLNNADERFRDRLQLNQNGSLIIKKTKTENAGFYELQIRGRESSQRFLLSVTGSGLPPGLIAGIVVAIFLVAAILAAVVIYYRRKISKLKKLLGVDGRFRSNLMLKENGDLTITDIRTIHSGLYKLEIHNNGTTKHKTIAVSVKVSDMPVRKGDSVVLKTSAEIQEGDLLLWMFGAEKSLVATNATWPNKTDENLRDNMHLLDTGCLSIRNITTKDAGHYKLQIINSKQTMCKRFNVTVIGE; via the exons ATGGAGGGAGATTCCGTCACTCTTCACACTGATCTTTCTGAAATACAAAATGATGATACGATCCTGTGGATGTTTGGACCGAAAGACTCTGTCGTATCTCAAATAACGAGAAAGGCAGGGTTGACTTCCTTTTTTGTGACCGATGATGTGGGATTTAGAGGCAGACTGCAGGTGGACCAAGAGACTGGATCTCTTACCATCAGAAACACCAGAATCAGGCACTCGGGAAAATACAAACTAGCCGTCTCAAGAGAAAAGACTACGATAACGATATTTAATGTTACTGTCTTTG gTGTGGTTGGTGAGACGGATGAAGTGAAGTCAGAGACAGTGATGGAGGGAGAGTCTGTCACTCTACAGAATAATGTTTTAGTAGAGAGAGATGATATAATAGTGTGGAGGTTTGGAGATAAGGGCATTCTCATAGCTAAAATTGATGTGGAAACTAAAGAAATCTCATTAAATAATGCTGATGAGAGATTTAGAGACAGACTGCAGCTGAATCAGAATGGATCTCTGATCATCAAGAAGACCAAAACCGAAAATGCTGGATTTTATGAGCTCCAGATCAGAGGCCGTGAGAGCTCCCAGCGATTCCTTCTTTCTGTCACCG GTTCAGGGCTGCCTCCAGGTCTTATAGCAGGAATTGTTGTTGCTATTTTCCTGGTGGCTGCAATTCTGGCTGCTGTTGTGATTTACTATCGCCGCAAGATCTCTAAACTAAAAAAACTATTGG GAGTTGATGGGAGATTCAGAAGTAATCTGATGCTGAAAGAGAATGGAGATCTCACCATCACAGACATCAGGACCATTCACTCTGGACTCTATAAACTAGAGATCCACAACAACGGAACAACCAAACACAAGACAATCGCTGTTTCCGTGAAGG TAAGTGACATGCCAGTGAGGAAGGGAGATTCTGTCGTTCTCAAGACATCTGCTGAAATACAGGAAGGTGATTTGTTGCTGTGGATGTTTGGAGCTGAAAAGAGTCTTGTTGCTACAAATGCTACATGGCCAAATAAAACTGATGAGAATTTAAGAGACAACATGCATCTATTAGACACTGGATGTCTGTCCATCAGGAACATCACGACCAAAGACGCTGGGCATTATAAACTACAGATCATCAACAGCAAACAGACCATGTGCAAGAGATTCAATGTGACTGTCATTGGTGAGTAG